The Balaenoptera acutorostrata chromosome 2, mBalAcu1.1, whole genome shotgun sequence genomic sequence taatatagttgctagtatatatttttgaaaagctaTCCAGGGAAGAGACAAATTATGCAAATCTCTTATCTTCTTTGTTTGTGGTAGCCAGTCTAAATCTTGCTTCACAAAGACAGGTGCATaagaaatgtattatttcaaGTCAGATTAAATCTGGCTCAGCCCACATCCAGTGAGTTGGGGGGACAGTCAAGTCGGTCACTACTGTGTCCGCCTTAATCTTCTCCCCACTTTTGTTTGCCCCTGACACCATCACTGTCCCAACTCACACTGTCTGTTGAAAGCAGGTGTCTCTGAATTCCCTGTGCTAAGACCTCCCAGCCACACCACGAGGCCACCCAGGAGAGGGTACCGGGCCTCTCCCAGACTCAGATTCCCCCTCTATCTTCTCCCATCTCTCAGTTTTCTCCCCTCTTGATCCTGGCACACCCATCAGAATCTCCTAAATGGTCTTGGACTGACCCAAGCTCTAGGGAGCAATGTTGTCTTCAAGCAGCCGTTTCATTCCTGCACCCAAACCCCAAGAGGTAGACTTCCAATTGCAGCCTTAACACAGTAACTGGGGCTAAACTAGCCCTCCCATTCATTGTAAGCAGCCATGAAAttgacaaaataaatgaagcaactaCTATTTTCCGGTGAGGGCAACAGACAGCACAAAAGTGCAATCcctgagaaaagaaaactggtgATTGCCTCAACTCTTTCCCGACGACGGTGGCACCAAGAGTTAGAGGGTGAACAGAGCCCAGCAGTCCTGCTGAGCTGCAGAGAGTCTGCGCAACTGAAGCAGCTGGACTCCGTAGGACAAGGcattggagaggaagaagagctGTGTGTTGAGAGGACCCCGAAAGCCCAGGCAGGGATCTCCATGACTTCTTGGCTGTGGGCTGCACGCAAAGGATTAGATTATCCACGGCTTACCAGACAGCAGCTGCTATGGGGTTTAGAGCAGAGATACTGGAAGTCCAGCAGTGCTGGAGGTGGATGGAATTCTGATCCAGCTAGAACCATGAAACTCCTTAAGATCCCAGGCATCCATTTGAGAGCACACATATAGGtacagacatacatacacacatatatattctatatcCATACAATATAATATTACTCATCAATAACCTCAAACATGAAAACACGGAGACATCTCAGAAGCATTACGTTGAGTAAAAGTAGCTCAacaaaaaagtatataatatatgGTTTCATTGATGTGCAGTTACAGAACAAGCAAAACGGCTCCACAGTGACAGAGAGCAGATGATCGGTTCCCTATGGTGGGGGGCGGTAAAgagggagttggccgcaaaagcacatAAAGGAACTTTctaggatgatggaaatgttctacatctaGATCGGAGTGGTAGTCCACAAGCAtagacatttgtcaaaactcatcaaactgtacatgtaaaatgtgcattttattgtatgtgaattatacctcaataaagtcaACTCCGTTTAAagatcatttaaaagaaaaaatgcaaaagcGAGGCAAGGAATGAGAATAGAGGTGGGGCTTCCTTCTCagcagggagaaaggagggaaaacaGCAATGAAATGGCAGTAAGTTGCCATGTTATCTAATTCTGCAACATTTGCGGGTTTTGTAGTAAGTACACGTGACTTAGATAATTAGAAAAAAGTTAAGCTCTAACCATGATCTTATAGCAGCCCCATGCCTAGCCCTCTGTGAGGGAAGCAGGGATGCACGTATACCCTCCAGAAAttcacctccttcctccttctcttcttgccCCCAGACACTGTTGGCGTTGCTGATCTTGGTGCTATATGTGGGCACACAAATATCAGGTGAGCATTCTGGAATCTGAGGAGGGAGGAGCCAAGTCCACATGGAGTCAGGAGCATATTCTGGAGATGGCTGCATGCCAAGGGGGCCTCCACAGCTTGCCTTCTCCCATCCTCTTCATCCCATTGGGATGATCAACCGAGTTTATTCCAACTCACTCTCCTTTACCTTATTAAGAGGTGGTGTCTGTGCCTGTTTCAGGAAGAAGTTGGGAGGTGTCAGAAAGAATCAGAGAATGTAACTACGCCCAGAATCCTATGACTTCCCAGGTAACATATTCAAGAAGGTATTGAGGGACGTCAAGCTTGGCTGAGGAAATCtgagaaggcttcccagaggtgtCATTGATGGGTCTCCTGGTGGAGAAGGTGGGGGTGGGTACTTCGGGCAGAAGGAAAGCATTGCAAAGGCTCGGGGAACTTTTAGAAACCAGCGGCAAGGGAGGGTCTACATGAAAAGGCTCAAGATGCAATGTAAGTGTCTGCCTTTCAGGTGTTTGAATACCAGACCAATGACCCCTCAGAAGAGCCAATCAAGGTCATCAGGACCTGGTTGAAGGAGAACTTGCATGTTTTCGTGGAGAAGCTAGAGAGAGAGGTGCGAGACCTGGAACAGCTGGTGCGAGATGTAGAACAGCTGGTGCGGGACCTGGAGGAGTGGCTGGATGCCCTCCTGGGAGACGGGTACCCAGAGGAGCCCTGCGCCACCCTCAAAAATCACTTGtgaggggccagggctgggaccTGGGCAGGAGGCCAAGTGGAAGGGGGCAAAGATTCCCAGGGGTTCCTCTAAATAGGGCTGAGCTGTGACACTTGAAGTTTAAGGCAGCCAAGAAAATAAAGTAGTTGAGACACAGAGAACTCTGCTGTCACCACTGCTGGTCCATGAAAGCTGAAATCAGGTCAGGAAGACACCAGGCTCTGCTGAGATACCATCACAGGGTTACACTGAGGATCAAACGTGTATATATCGTGTacgtctggcatatagtaggtaccTGATAAACAGTTCTTCCTTTTTCacattcctttttccttcctccttggaAGTCAGCAGGAGGATGCTGGGTCTAGAGTATAAAGATAGTATGTGGCAACTCAACCTTCTGACACTGCTGGTAGAAGCGTAAGTTTCCAGAACCCttctggagggcaatttggtGAGAACTATCAAATTCACAAATGCATTTATCCCTTGACCCAGCAATCAACTTCAGCGATTTATCACATGTATCAATATATGCACATTGTGAAGTTACATACTTTGCttctaatagcaaaaaaaaaaaaggaacaatccAAATGAAAATGACATCAGTAGGGCACTGGTAAGTACATCCAAACAATGAGATACCCTGTAgctatgaaagagaaagaagaggaggcttTCCTACTGATATGGAAAAGCCTGAAAGATAtgttgttaaatgaaagaaatgagtCCATATTTTATTGTTGATGACGAAGTTGTGATTGAATACGCGTAAAAACTCTAGATGGATACAAAACAGGGGGAGCTTGAAGGGAGTGGAACTGGGGCAAATTTATGACAAGGACGGGAGGGAAACTTTCCATTGTTTACTTTTCACACTTTCCTATTTTCAAACTATGTGAATGTTTTgcctattcaaatatttttttaaataaaattacctaTTATTTTGCTTGCAGACAAGGACTGGAATACAGTGTatacaagcaaaaataacaatATCACTATGATGAAATTATGAgtgatctttaatttttttctttttggccatgctgcacggcacagcttgtgggatcttagttccctaaccagggatcgaacctgtgcctcctgcagtggaagcacagagtcctaaccactggaccaccagggaagtccctaattttttttaagatagtgcCAAGAGAAAACCTctctcttttgattatttttattaagcaATGAGAATGCTTGTCTAggattttccctttttcccttgaCTCCCAGGAAACTCAGAGTTCATTTGTCCATTATAGGAATTATATTAGTCTCACTTCTTTAGGTTATTTATTTCCCCTTCttatgacttttttgttttttattttaatggaattgTTATATATCTGCCAATTATTAGGACCACCTCAAATCTTTCAAAAGTCATGAGGGTTCCACTTAAAATAATCTCAGAGGATATCTGACTTACAGGGAACGTCACAGCAATCCGTTTGCCAGAAGGAATGAATCAATTGTCATTTGGGTTGGAAAAAGTCTTTGCAAGTTATGGTCACAATTTGCCTGGGGGTGGGAACCAGAATctgttttttctcatttgcagCTATTTCAGCAAGAGTTCTACAGGAAGGGGTTGATTGATATTTCCTGGTGTTCATGTTTACTATTACCATACAAGTTGTAGTTATAAATCCAAAATCATGTATATCATGTATGTTCTATGGGTACTTTAAAGGGTTCTCAGGCGTAAATTTGACAATATACAATATACAATTTAGCCTAAGACACACTTTAGACTTTAAACCAAGTTGTAATTCTACTGTATCTGTAATACATACGTATGTGTTTATATAatacttatatattatatgtacttacatattttgttatatataaaagACCGTTTAGatgtttatatatgtaatttgggggatacatgaaaaaaaagaaagcagagcctAGATCCTTGAGGAATGGGACCACCCCTGTGGATATTACCAGAGCCTTTGAGGAGTTAGTCCCCTAAAAGTTCTTGGATGCCactcatcctcccctcccccccacacacacaaagtgcCTAATAGGGACCCACTGACAGTGGTTACTGTTGGTTTCCTGCCTTGTGAGCCCATAAAGAACAGCGAGCCCTTCAGGGTGGCTCAGGCCATGAGGCCCAACAAGGGAACCGGGATCTCACAGGAATCGAGAGCATATCATGACATGGGATGGTGGAGGCTGGAACAGGAAGGTCTTTATGAACCCAAGGTATCCACCAAGGCACTCCAGGAGCCCTCGCTGAAAGAATCTGGGTTCTCTCCAGTGTTCCACCTTTACCTTGCCTTTCTCCGGGTCTCTGCATCCCTGTGTGTGACTACTCCATCTCTTCTGCTTCCAGTGGCTTCCTTGTCCTCCACTCTATCCCTTCTTGAGCTCCACGCTTCTGCTTCTGAATCCTCATAACTCTGATTCAGTCCTAGTCTCACAGGCCTCTCTCTTCCTCATGACCTTCTAACTTTCTATTGACCATGTGATTCTGCCGGTATTTCCCAGGTCAAACTCTAGGGGGAGTGGATGGGATACAATTGGCCCATCTCATTCACTGGAGCTTCTGGTGctgagccaggctctgtgccaggcagccTTTGGATTGAGTGAGCTTGGGGAGGATCACATGCTCCAGGACAGAGATGCTCATACAAGAAACAGCCTGGGCCCCTTCCTGACAAGAGGCTTTGGACCACATGTGATGACCGGATTTACATTTCCCAATGGGGTCAAAACATGGCAGGGAGGGTGACAGCAACCTTTGTACCTGGAGCCCCAAGAATCTATATCAGAGAAGCAGAATTGTGTGAGACAAACATTCAAAGGCTGAACACAATTGCTGAGAATGAGGTGGGAGGGGCTTGACCACCAGAACCACATAGATGCATGGGGAAGCTCAAATAGAGAAGATTTAACTCTCTGCCTTCACTTCCTGGgtgtgaaaaatacaaatgacacACTTAAAAATAAGAGTATGACTACCTTCTATAACTTTGAAGTCTTATAATTTGAATGATTTTAGCAAAATGTTGCCCAGTAATCTACAGAGTGGATTTCCCTTGAGAAGAGAAAAAGTCTTTTGCTTAAGAAGGCAACtctacatttctccaaagaagacatacggatagccaacagtcacatgaaaaaatgctcaacatcactaattattagagaaatgcaaatcaaaactacaatgaggtaccacctcacactggtcagaatggccatcgtcaaaaagtctacaaataataaaggctggagagggtgtggagaaaagggaaccctcttgcattgttagtgggaatgtaaattggtgcagccactatggagaacagtatggagaatccttaaaaaactaaaaatagagttagcatatgattcagtaatcccactcctaggcatatatccagagaaaaccataattcgaaaagatacatataccccaatgttcatagcaacactatttacaatagccaagatatggaagcaacctaaatgtccttcaacagatgaatggataaagaaaatgtagtgtgtgtatgtgtgtgtatatatatatatatatatatatatatatatatatatatatagacaatggaataatactcaggcataaaaaagaatgaaataatgccatttgcagcaacatggatggacctagagattaccatactaagtgaagtaagttagacaaagacaaatatcatatgatattgcttatatgcagaatcttaaaaaaatgatacaaacttattcacaaaacagaaatagacccacagacatagaaaacaaacttatggttaccaaagatgAAATGggaggaggggtaaattaggagtttgggattaacatatacacactactatatataaaatagataaccaacaaggacctgttccctgtatagcacagggaacaatactcaatattttgtaataacctacaagggaaaagaatatgaaaaagaatatatatctgaatcactgcgctgtacacctgaaactaacacaacattgtaaatcaactatacgccaattaaaaaaagaaagaaagaaagaaggaaactctTCCCAGCTC encodes the following:
- the SMIM23 gene encoding small integral membrane protein 23, with the translated sequence MVIQQVGSRGRVAAERRGGHSEDKKQTLLALLILVLYVGTQISGRSWEVSERIRECNYAQNPMTSQVFEYQTNDPSEEPIKVIRTWLKENLHVFVEKLEREVRDLEQLVRDVEQLVRDLEEWLDALLGDGYPEEPCATLKNHL